From Thermoanaerobacter uzonensis DSM 18761, a single genomic window includes:
- a CDS encoding MFS transporter, which yields MKKLEYKWIALSCTTIGALFSVLNGSMLLIALPDIMKALHADMTIIMWVVMSYMLSITILVPTIGRIADMIGRKKLYVTGFAIFTLSSLLSGMSNSGIQLLLFRIIQSIGGALMMANSTVIVTDAFPKNELGKALGINSMVISIANVIGPILGGFLLKFGWRSIFYINVPFGIIGTLWAALQLREVEVLPEHQKFDYAGTLVFTIAMIILLIALSFGGFAGWGNPHIITLFVVAIALFVLFVYIENTVDQPMLDLNLFKTRILAFAYTSNLLNGIARGAVTFLLIFYLQGIKAMDPLTAGILLTPFALAMMVVSPISGWLSDRYGSRELSSIGLLISAVGLVGFMGINATTSITKLILWMAIMGFGSGLFISPNTNAIMSNVPADKRGIAAGVRTMMNNAGTVISIALAMGIISSSIDPQAMQALFVGTQVGSKGIAVAQFIKGLRDTFGISFAISLVAAFISYLRGPQPQWESEYSVNKR from the coding sequence GTGAAAAAATTGGAATACAAATGGATTGCACTTTCATGCACTACAATAGGTGCTCTTTTTTCTGTTCTTAATGGAAGTATGCTTTTAATTGCTTTGCCTGATATCATGAAAGCTTTACATGCTGATATGACTATAATCATGTGGGTTGTCATGAGTTACATGCTTTCTATTACAATACTTGTACCGACAATAGGCAGAATTGCAGATATGATTGGAAGAAAGAAGTTATATGTTACAGGCTTTGCGATATTTACTTTAAGTTCTTTACTATCTGGAATGTCAAATTCGGGTATTCAATTGCTTTTGTTTAGAATTATTCAATCTATTGGTGGCGCCTTAATGATGGCTAATAGTACAGTGATTGTAACAGACGCTTTTCCTAAAAACGAATTAGGGAAAGCTTTAGGTATAAACAGCATGGTTATAAGCATTGCGAATGTCATAGGACCTATTTTAGGAGGATTTTTGCTTAAGTTTGGCTGGAGAAGCATTTTCTATATCAATGTGCCGTTTGGGATTATTGGTACGCTGTGGGCAGCACTACAACTTAGGGAAGTAGAGGTTCTTCCCGAACATCAAAAATTTGATTATGCTGGTACTTTAGTATTCACCATTGCTATGATAATACTTTTAATTGCCCTGTCTTTTGGAGGATTTGCGGGATGGGGAAATCCACACATTATTACTCTCTTTGTTGTCGCAATAGCTTTGTTTGTTTTATTCGTTTATATTGAAAATACCGTAGACCAGCCAATGCTTGATTTGAATCTTTTTAAAACGAGAATATTAGCTTTTGCCTATACGAGTAATCTTCTAAACGGAATAGCAAGAGGAGCCGTTACTTTTCTTTTGATTTTTTACTTGCAGGGTATTAAGGCAATGGATCCATTGACTGCAGGTATTTTATTGACGCCATTTGCTCTTGCAATGATGGTAGTTTCTCCAATTAGCGGTTGGCTATCTGATAGGTATGGGTCACGAGAGTTAAGTAGTATAGGGCTACTTATATCTGCAGTAGGACTTGTAGGTTTTATGGGAATAAATGCTACAACGTCAATTACAAAGTTAATACTGTGGATGGCTATAATGGGTTTTGGCTCCGGACTATTTATATCTCCTAATACCAACGCTATAATGAGTAATGTTCCTGCTGATAAAAGAGGAATAGCGGCAGGAGTAAGGACAATGATGAACAATGCCGGGACAGTAATAAGTATAGCTTTGGCCATGGGTATAATTTCTTCAAGCATAGATCCGCAAGCAATGCAAGCACTTTTTGTAGGAACTCAAGTGGGCTCAAAAGGTATAGCAGTAGCTCAATTTATTAAAGGCTTAAGAGATACTTTTGGAATTTCTTTTGCAATAAGCTTGGTTGCAGCTTTTATCTCCTATCTAAGAGGACCACAGCCCCAATGGGAATCAGAATATAGTGTTAATAAGAGGTAG